In Bos indicus isolate NIAB-ARS_2022 breed Sahiwal x Tharparkar chromosome 2, NIAB-ARS_B.indTharparkar_mat_pri_1.0, whole genome shotgun sequence, a single genomic region encodes these proteins:
- the LOC109565554 gene encoding protein kish-A, with translation MSAIFNFQSLLAVILLLICTCAYIRFLAPSLLDRNKTGLLGIFWKCARIGERKSPYVAVC, from the coding sequence ATGTCTGCCATTTTCAATTTTCAGAGTCTGTTGGCTGTAATCTTGCTGCTTATATGTACCTGTGCTTATATCCGATTCTTGGCACCCAGCCTCCTGGACAGAAATAAAACTGGGTTGTTGGGTATATTTTGGAAGTGTGCCAGAATTGGTGAACGGAAGAGTCCTTATGTTGCAGTGTGCTGA